The genome window gcagaATCTGGTTCCTCGCCTGcttcagcttctagaagctgcccACATTCATTGGTCCAGGCCTTTCTCTCCATCCTCAAGCCCCTCTCAGGCTCTCCTGCCCCTTTCACTCACaggtgttagccgctcagtcctgtctgactctttgcgaccccatggactgtagctcaccaggctcctctgtccatggaatttttcaggcaaaaatactagagtgggttaccatttccttctccaggggatcttccccacccagggatcaaacccatgtcttccatattgcaggcagattcttgactgtctaagccaccagggaagcccctttcactTATAAGGACCCTCCTAGTTACACTCGGCCCGCCTGGATGCCCAGGTTCCTCCCCATCTCAAGGTCAACAGTTAGTTAGTTTATCCTTGTCCTTAATTCCTCCCTTGCCACGTAACGAAACACATTCACGGAATCTAGGGCTTAGGACGCGGACACCTAGGGGTGCATTAttctgcctggcacagagaagttaTTAATTTGCCTAAGATCTTATGGTCTATGCACTAAGGATCTGTAATGTGAACCTTTGTTCTGAGTCCTAGGCACCCCGTCTACACGCTCACTGCCTGATGTGAATGCTGACAGAAGTCACAACTACATTTGTATGGTGCAGTTTACAGAATGCTTTCTCCTGAAATAGCAAATCCTCTTCTTACCTCCATTTATAGACCGGGAAACTGTGGGGCAGTCAGGATTGACACCATGTCTTCAGACGCCAGTGCCGGTTCTCTGTCTACCAGGACGCAGATGTCTAAATCCAGAGGGCAAAACACAGTGGGTGGTGGTGATAACTTCACAGATCAAGATATCCATTATCAGTCTCCCCAGatgttgtgtccagttctttccaaccccatggactgtagcccgccaggctgctctgtccatggaatcctccaggcaagaatactgttgtgggtggccattcccttctccaggggatctttccaacccagggattgaacctgcatcccctgcattggcaggtggattctataccatctgagccaccagggaagcccagatttccACTAACAGTTACATCACGTACAATTTGCAACCTCAAGTCAAATAAAAAGTCGGTAGCGTAATTTCACCTCACTTGACATTATCCGAGTCACTGTAATGATTCTATAAGCAGGCgtctttctccatttttaataCTGCTGCTGCTTTAGTTCTTTCAGAAGACAGCACGGTGACCTGCATGCAACATTATGAGGAAGTCCAGACCTCAGCTTCGGATCTGCTGGACTCCCAGGACAGCACAGGGAAGCCAAAATGTCATCAAAGCCGAGAGTTGCCCAGAATTCCCCCTGAGAGCTCGGTGGACACGGTGCACAATGGCAGAAGTGCGGATGGGGACCAGGGTCTGGGGATGGAAGGACCCTATGAAGTGCTCAAGGATAGTTCCTCGCAAGAAAACATGGTGGAAGACTGCTTGTATGAAACCGTGAACGAAATTAAGGAGGTGACGGCAGCTGCCCAGCCGAGTCGAGGCCACAGTGGCAGGTCGAAATTGACTTCTGGTGTGAAAGAGCTTCCGGGGCCGCAGGCCAACAGCAGAACAGACTTTGCTGAGTATGCGTCGGTGGACAGAAACAAAAAGTGTCGACAAAGTGTCAACGCGGAGATTCTTCTTGGAAATTCATGTGATCCAGAAGAGGAGGCCCCGCCTCCTGTCCCCGTGAAACTCCTAGACGAAAATGAAAACCTTCAGAAGGAAGAGAGGcaagcaggagaagagggagccGCGGAGGGGACCAGTGAAACCAACAAGGTGGGCTCCTGCACTTTCGTTTCAGAGTTTTTGTCCCAATTGGGAATCTAGCTAAACCTGGGGCATTTGTTTGCACGGTATTTTAAGAAATACGCACTGACACCTTCACGTGCATTAAATGATAAAGGCTGTTTTCATGTAAgttgtgtttgaatttttttacccctccaagtaataaaatactgaaaactcATGTTTACAAAATATTTCTGTCTTGGCATCttgaatattttccagtttttgcaTCATGTCTAATTGGGGCcaagtattattttcttcattttgaagaCCAAGAACTAGAAAGAGGAGACTTAGCTGCCCATTTAGCCTCTTCTGCTTGTCGCCATCCCAAGCAGCGGGGTGATCCCCGCCCCTCCGCCTGCGGTCCCAGAAATCAGAGCCCAGGAACAAGCCCGCAGGTGCTGCCGGGCATATCTGGTAATGGATATAGACTTTTATAGGAGTCaagtaagagattttattttatgacaATTTCTAAACAATAACCTGTGTGACTCTTAAGTTTAGATGTTCAATAGAGCTCTAAAATGCAGTAAGAATCCCTGagccttctctgtgtgtgtcccaTGAGCTGacatctgagccacagtagctTGGAATTCTCATCTCCAGCTGTCAGCATTACCTTGGGATTTTCCATTCTCTGCAGAGACAACAGTAGGTTTCTCTTCTCAGGTttaggtgaagtgaagtgaagtcgctcagtcatgtccgactctttgtgaccccgtggactgtagcctaccaggctcctccgtccatgggattttccaggcaagaatactggagtgggttgccattttcttctccagggggtcttcctgacccagggattaaacccaggtcccccacattgtaggcagacgctttaccatctgagccaccaggaaagtccaggtTTCGGTAGGAAGGCCAAGTAGGGGCTAGGCAGTCAATAGCAGCCTTAGAAAGCTTGTGGAGTTCCTGATCAAAAGAGGAACCCTGGCTAGGGTtatatgtgcgtgctaagttgcttcagtcatgtctgactctgcgaccccatagactgtagccctctaggctcttctgtctgtgggattctctaggcaaagatcctggagtgggttgccatgccctcctctaggggatcttccagacccagggatggaacctgtgtctcttctgtctcctgcattggcaggtgggttctttgccactggcgTCACTTGGGAGGCCCTTATTCCAAGGGCTCATTCTGAATAGTGTCTCTGAATGTATTTCGGCTTTTCATGTTACCCATGAAGTAAGCTGTTGATAGCACCAGTGAAGTGTTTATGAGCATGTTCCTTAAAGGCAAAAATGCAGCTCAATTTTTTGCCCTTTGTATAACCAAAGATAATAAAACTAATGTGAAATTTATGCTGCTTAAAACAGTTAAACCCTTTTTTTACTTACAAGCAGTTGATAGATAAGAGAGTTGATTGTCTAACCACTGCCAAGTAAGCAATTCTCCAGATGTCACATTAGAAACTGGAAATATCCATCTGGGAAACCAGATTACCTTTCTGTAGGAATATAAGGATGAATGATCCGTCGTTTCCACATAAACCATTCTCATTTTAAGTGATTGGGAGAACTTGAAATGCTTaatattcatgcattcatttgcaaaaagattttaatgagctTTTCCACCGTAAGCTGCAAGATCTAGGTGCTGGGAATGCACTAGTTAACaaacatataaatgaataaaaatctgtGCCCCTGTGGAGCTTACATTTTAGTTAGGAGATAAAGACATAAATAGGTATGTAAGTAaggtatattttttatatatattcctatatataaagtgaagttgctcagtcgtgtctgactctttgcgaccccaaggattgtaggccaccaggctcctctgtccatgggattttccaggcaagaatactggagtgggttgccatttcctcctccagggggtcttcccaacccaaggaacaaaaccgggtctccagcattgtaggcagactctaccGTCCGAgcagccaggaaagccccatgtatacatatatattatatagataacatcgctgactcaatgacatgagtctgaacaaactccgggagataatgaaggacagggaagcctagcgtgctgcagtccatgagttcaaaaagagtcagacacgacttagtgactaaacaacaaaagtatATCTTAGAAGGCTTtaaaatataaagggaaaaaatcagAACAGAATCTGGGAGACTGAGAAAGTTGGGTAGGAGCACAGTTGTGAGGAGAGTGGTCAGGGCATGCTGCCTTTGTTCAAAGGGGCATttgaacaaaaaattaaaaggagttGAGAGAGTCAGTTGGTTCATGTTTTGGGGAAGAGCAAATGAAGTAGAGGGAACGGCCAGTATGAAGGCCCAGCCTCTCCAGGGACGAGGAGGGTATAAGTGTGGCTGGAGAGAAGAGAGCAAGGCTAAGAGCAGTTGGAAGAGAGATAACTGGGAGCCCAACCCTGCATGGCCTTGGCTTATAATCCGAATAAAATGGGTTGCTTGAAAACCTCAATCAGAAGGATGACTTCTTCTGGCTTTAAGAAGGATCCCTCTGATGGAGCTGACGTTCACCTGTGAAGAATGAAAGCAAGGAGACCAGTTGGGTAGTCATTCTAATAAGCAAGACGAAAAACTCTTGTTGGATCAGGGTAGGAGCAGCAGAAGTAATGGGAGACATTAAACTAGAACCAGATTTGTCGATGGGCCAGATGTGGATGAaaggatgaggaaacagtgatgaATCCAGGGTGTGGCCTGAGTCCCTGAAAGTGTGGGACTGCCATGAACTGAAGTAGAAGGACCATGGGCCAAGCAAATTTGGGAGTTCGGGGCTGGACATATTGGTTTGAGATAGATATTGGTCATCCAAGTAGCAACATCAGAGAATAGCTGGATGGAGGAGCAGGCTTTTGAGGATAGGCCTGGGCTgggcttgtacatttggaagtcaGCAGCAGAAATTAGTTTTTTCAAGCTGACATTGGGTGAGATCACTGCATGAGTATGTGTGAATGGGGACTTAAAGAGTTCCAAGGACACAGGTCCAGGAAGAAAGGAGCCAGCAGGAGAGAGGAAAATaggagagaaaaacaggaaaattcaGTGTCCTGGAAGCCAAGGAGTGAATGTTGAGCAAAGAAGGGGTGACCCTGCAGCACACACAGCAGGTGGGTCAGGAGAGATCAGGGACACGGTGGGCATCAGTGTCCTTGGCGAGAGCAGTTTCTTTGGAGTCTAGGAGGCAGAAACTGGACTGAAATGGGTTTAGAGAGAGAATAGCAAGGGAAAaattgaatgcttttttttttttagacaactCTTTTAAGAGGTTTTGCTGTAATGGAATTAGTAATAGAACTAGAAGGGTAGGttgttttggtttgggttttAGAATAGATAAATTATAGCCTGTTTTTATGTGGATGAGGATGACTCCACAGAGGTGGAAGTTGATGTAGACAGAATGGAGCGTTCCTGGCGCTTATATCCATGAGTAGGATATGTGTCAGGGTCCCCCGCACAGGAGGAAGGGATCGCCTTAAGGTGGAGCCTGGAAAGTTCACCTGTGGCAATGGGCAGGAAGGAAGACGCGTGAATGCAGAGACTGGGAGTGTGATGGGGGAGGCAGAAGTTTATAGAAATTTCTTTTgattgcttcagttttctcaaggTCCTCAGCTAGGGATGAGGTGTTGGGGATTCAGGGAGAGAGGAGATGTGAAGAAGGCAGCTAGGAGAGCTGGGGCCGGGGTTACTAGCAGGTGTAGGAAGATTGAGAGCAGCATTAAGGACTCACTTGAGGGGTGAGTTCTCCAGTGACCAGGACGGGAGTGGAGTACTTAAAGGATGACAGTGATGGCTGGCCATGGAGCTGGAGTTTGACAGGGTAGGAAGGAAGGACCCTGAGGAGAAGTGAGACATGGGAAAAGATGGTTGGGGGGCCCACAGTTTTGCAGGCTTGTTGGAACTGGGTTATGGGAGGAGTAGGTGTGAACAGTGAGTGCTGGTCTGAAGGGGCCTGCAGGGAGATGGGATGGTGGGGCTGCTGTGGTTTAGGGTAAGAGGGGTCTGAGGTGCAGACGGAGCAGGGAGGTTGGGCAAGGACACACGGTCAGTGCAGGGAGGTCACGGAGTGGGGGCAGGTTTGCAAGGATACAGGTTGGTTGAAATCAGCAAGAATTCAGGCAGGAGAGGTGCTAAAGATTCAATGAACCCAGAGCCAGAATCATCAAGAAATGAGGCCAGAAAATATGAGTTGATTTCTCCACTAGTTGTTTAAAGTTTCCAGATGACTTAAGAATCTTCCTGATGACTCATGCAAActgtagaaataaaaaatttagggATTTGACAAACACCGTGGTATTTTTTCAGTCAGTTTTTCAATCTTTCATTGATGATCAATCCTTCAGTGATAATTAGAAACTGAAACAGTAATCTTCATAATCATTTGGTTTTTCTGTACCTAcagattcaaataaaaaaattagaagaagTTTATCTAATGTAATACTGTTGGGTATATAAAATCATACTTATGTGTTTATTCCTGAGGTCctttatataatttctttgtaGAAAATAGTTTCTTCTCTAaagatcatttaaaaacatttttgtcgATAGATGTATCAAAGCATATGCCCCAAAAAAGGTTAAATTATTGACTTTAAACTCCCTTCTCTTGATTTATTTTGTTCTAACAGAGACTTAGTTCATTGTCATACAAGTCCCGGGAAGAAGACCCAACTCTTACAGAAGAAGAGGTGAGTTTTGTtacttttaaataatcaaaaatcTCTTTTAATAGAGAATAGCACTTCCTTCCTTAAGTAAATGCAGTGTCATGTTACCCTTcatgtgagaaaactgaagtaggCTCTTAGGCCTATGGTTGGAGATCAGAGTTGGCGATATTGGCATTATCGTGGTTCAGAGAGAGTAACTATGGGATGGGAAGACAAGAAAGAGGACAAGATGAACAAGGAAGCTCAatagggaagaaggagaagacaaaaatagaaaggggaggggaggaaaaaggaatgagaagagagaaatgtAAGTGTGTGAGCTTTAATCAGGGAGGAAGTTCCCATTAGAAGGAAGTTCCCATTAGAAGGAAGTTAATAGTGGTTTGGAATATGCAGAGAATTGGAACAGGTGGGTGTAGAGAATTTGCTCCAGGctgggagacagaggaagaagggCTTAGGCTTCTGGGAGACAGCAGGGAACTTCAAAAACATTTCCAGACTTTAAGTAGGGTTAGACATGGCCACCAACAAGAAAGGGTGATGTATTCTCCCAAGCACTGGGGCTAAAGAGTCATGGGTTAAACTTTCAATGAAGCATTAAAATTGTAAAAGCCAGTATTTATGGGATTTAGCAAGCTAGATGACGAACACCTTAATTTACCTAGCTACATAAAGCCACTTTCTGTcatgcctgctgctgctaagtcacttcagtcgtgtctgactctgcgatcccacagacggcagcccaccaagctcccccgtccctggaattctctaggcaagaacactggagtgggttgccatttccttctccaatgcaggaaagtgaaaagtgagagtgaagtcgctcagtcgtgtccgacccttcgcgaccccatggacggcaacctaccaagctcctccatccatgggattttccaggcaagagtaatggagtggggtgccattgccttctccattctggCATGCCTAGCCTAGTAAATTGTGTACGTGTACAAAAGCAAtgtgagctttccaggtggcgctagtggtaaagaactcacatgccaatgcaggaggcataagagacaaaagttcaatccctgggtcatgaaggtcccctggagg of Muntiacus reevesi chromosome 12, mMunRee1.1, whole genome shotgun sequence contains these proteins:
- the PAG1 gene encoding phosphoprotein associated with glycosphingolipid-enriched microdomains 1 → MGSEGSLLIEGQTQIILLGSLASVATFFLITFLIFLCSSCDREKKPRPHSGDHENLMNVPSDKEMFSRSVTSLATDAPPSSEQNGALTNGDILSEDSTVTCMQHYEEVQTSASDLLDSQDSTGKPKCHQSRELPRIPPESSVDTVHNGRSADGDQGLGMEGPYEVLKDSSSQENMVEDCLYETVNEIKEVTAAAQPSRGHSGRSKLTSGVKELPGPQANSRTDFAEYASVDRNKKCRQSVNAEILLGNSCDPEEEAPPPVPVKLLDENENLQKEERQAGEEGAAEGTSETNKRLSSLSYKSREEDPTLTEEEISAMYSSVHKKGQPGNKSGQSLKVPEASYTSMQGAAPRSPSSCNDLYATVKDFEKMPNSVSTLPAAGRPSEEPEPDYEAIQTLNREEEKAASETNSHHGLCPKENDYESIGDLQQQCRDITRL